The sequence TACGTCCCGATGCGCGACGCAAGGGGCTGGGCGGGCGGGTGCTGGGAGAACTGGAGCGGGTGATCGAGCGGGCGTACGACCTCGGTGCGCTCTCGGCCAGCCCCGAAGGGGCCCTGCTGTACACCGCCCGGGGCTGGCAGCGGTGGGCCGGCCAGGTGCACGGCCTGTCGCCGGACGGGATCGTACGGCTGCCGGAGGAGGAAGGGGACATGTACGTGTGGCCCGCGCTCGCCGGGCCGCTCGACCCCGCCCGGGAGTTCGTCCTCGACTGGCGCGACGGAGACGTCGCCTGACGGGAGTTCAGGGCGTCGCGCGGACCAGGAGCTCGAACCCGTCCACCACCGTCTCGTCCGGCACGAGCGCCCCGCTGCGCAGATGCGGCACGGCGAAGTCGTACAACTCCACCTGCGCGTCCCGGTGGCCGCGCACCACGAAGCCCTCGATGCGCAGCCTCTTCTCCGCCGCGACCGCCCGGCTCGGCGCCACCCGGTCCGCCGGGAACGGCGAGATCGCCGGGCCGCTGCGGATCGCCGCCTTCCGCGGCGCGTCCCTATCTGCTGCCGCCCGCCCTGGAACGGCCGGCCGCCCTGCACCCCGGCCTCGACGCGAGCGTCACCGTCGTACGGGAACTGGGGTCCGGCACCGCGGGGCCAGCGCTCTCCCTGACCGCGGCCCCGCCCACCGTGGTGGTCACCGAGCTCGGACCGGACCGCCCGCACCGCTCGGTCGGCTATGTCACCACCCCCGAGCCGGCCGCGACGTCCGCCGTTCGGGCGCTCGTCCGGGAGTTGCGCTCCCCCCCCACCCCCGTATGGGAAAGGCGCAGTTCACAGCGGTGTGACCCGATCCGCCGTCTCAGATAGTAGGAAGTCCGAGTAATTGTGGAGACAGGCGCGGCCCGCTCCCTTACTTTTGTAGGAGCCGAACGTCTCGCTCGATCAAGCGAATGGCGGTCGTGAGCCGGGCCCCGTGCAGGCAACCCCTGCGGCACCGCTCCCCGCCCTCCGGCGTCTCGTAACCCCCCTTGCCGCACTCCGGTTTGCCGAAGGAGTCGATTTTCATGGCCGAGACGACCGTCCGCCGCCGAGTCCGCCACGTGTCCCGCACGAGCGAGTCCGACCGCAAGAACGCCGCCGCCGCGCTCCAGCGCGCCCTCGACCGCCGCGACAACGGCGGTGAGACCGGCCACTGAGCCGCCACTGATCCGGGAGCCGCACCCTCCCCCCCCACTCCGGGCTTCGCTCGAGCGGGGGGAGGAACCCCATGAGGTGCGGCGCGGTCTCACCCGCCGCGCCGCACCTCGAAGTGGTCGATCCGCCGCCCGTCCCCGGCGAGCGCCGACACCGTGAGCCTCGGGGACGGACCCGGCCGCGCCTCCACCGCGAGGAGCGAGAAGCCGGTGTACCGCACCCGCGACCACTGAGCCGTCTCGGGAGCGCGCTCCTTGTCCTTGGTCCAGTGGAAGGTCTCCACCGCGTCGTGCCGGGTGACGTGGCCCTCGTAGCTGTCCTTGACGCCCGAGGGGAAGGAGTACAGATCCCGGCCGCCGCCGCCCGCGGTGACGTACACGATCCCGTCCCGCGCGGGGTCCGTGGAGCCGCCGACCGGCACCTCCCGGCCGACCTGTCCGTCCTTGATCGCGTCCGTGCGCTCGTAGACGTGGTTGTGTCCGTTGATCACCAGGTCCACCCGGTGCCTGGCGAACAGCGGCAGCCACTCGGCCCGCACCCCGCCGTCGGAGGCGTGCTGCGAGGTGGAGTACGCGCAGTGGTGGAAGAAGACGACCACGAAGTCCACGCCCGGCGTCGCCCGCAGCTCGCCGAGCCGCGCGTCCAGCCACTTGGTCTGGCGGCCGCCGCTCAGCCCGAGGTTGACGGGAATCTCGTAGGACACGTCGTTGGCGTCCAGCGCCACGAAGCCCGTGTTGCCGTAGACGAACGAGTAGGCGCCCGGTGTCCCGTGCGGGTCGAAGCCGTTGTCCGGCAGGGAGAAACGGGCCAGCTGGCCGCCGTAGCCGTCCGGCGAGTACCAGGCCTCCATGTCGTGGTTGCCGGTCGTCACCATCCACGGCACCGACCTGGCGACCGGCTCGTTCTGCTTCAGGAACCGGTCCCAGAACGTGGGGTCGTAGCCGTCGGAGGTCTGCCCGGTGCCGTTGACGTCCGCGTAGCAGATGTCGCCGGCGTGCAGATGGAAGGCGGGGTCCTGGCGCAGCACCAGGTGGTCGTTGGCGCTCGCCGCCTGCCCCACGCCCTGGTCGCCGAAGGCGGTGAAGACGAAGCGCTCCGTGCTCGCGGGTGCCGTACGGAAGGCAGCGATGGCGGAGCGGTGCGCGGGAGCGGACGGGTCCCAGCCTTCGTGGCCCACGCCGTAGTAGTACGTCGTGCCGGGCCTGAGCCCGTCCAGGGCCGCGTGCACGTAGTACTGCTCGACGGCCGGCCGCACCCCCTGCACACCGGGCGTGTGGAGTTCGCGCACCTCGGCCTCCACCCTCCGGCCGAGGTCGTCGGGGCGCAGCCCGACGCGCACGTACGGCCGCCTCACCGCGAACGGCACCTGCCAGGAGACACGCATCCGCGTCTTCGGATCGGCGCCGAAGGCCAGATGGCGGCCGAAGGGGCGGACCACCGAGCCGGACACCCGCGAGGCGGCCCGGGCCGGGCGCCCCGTCGCGCCGGATCGGCCGGAGCAGCCGGTGAGCAGGCCGCCCGCCACCGCGCCCGCCGTCACCAGGGTGCGGCGGCGCATCAGCCGGGTGCGCAGGTACTCGTACTGCTCGGCCATGCTCATCCGCTCCGCGAGCGGGCGCGGGATGCCGACGTCGGGTACGGGGGGTTCGGGGGGTGTCCCCCCGGAAAACGCAGCCATGCCGGGGAATTTTCCACGGGGTCCCAACACCCGTGCCACGTACGGGTGAACGCCAGCCGACGGGGGGACACCCGCAACCCGTCCGGGTGTCCGCATGGCGGACATGGCATGTCATCACCTGGGACGAGGAGTAGGGTGCCGACATGTCTCGCAGCATCAATCTCGCAGTGATCCCCGGTGACGGCATCGGTCAGGAGGTCGTGGCCGAGGGTCTGAAGGTCCTCTCCGCCGTCCTGCCGCAGGATGTGAAGCTGGAGACCAAGGAGTACGACTTCGGCGCCAAGCGCTACCACGCCACCGGTGAGACCCTCACCGACGCCGACCTCGCCGCCCTCAAGCAGCACGACGCCATCCTGCTCGGCGCCATCGGCGACCCGTCGGTGCCCTCGGGCGTCCTGGAGCGCGGCTTCCTGCTCAAGCTCCGCTTCGCCTTCGACCACCACGTCAACCTGCGCCCGTCCAAGCTGCTCCCCGGTGTCGCCACACCGCTGGCCGGCCAGCCGGAGATCGACTTCGTCGTGGTCCGCGAGGGCACCGAGGGTCCCTACACGGGCAACGGCGGCACCATCCGCAAGGGCACCGAGCACGAGGTCGCCACCGAGGTCTCCGTCAACACCGCCTTCGGTGTCGAGCGGGTGGTCCGCGACGCCTTCGCGCGCGCCCAGGCCCGCCCGCGCAAGAAGCTCACGCTGGTCCACAAGAACAACGTGCTGACCTTCGCCGGGCATCTGTGGACGAGCGTCTTCAACAAGGTCGGCGCGGAGTACCCCGAGGTCGAGACCGACTACATCCA is a genomic window of Streptomyces griseochromogenes containing:
- a CDS encoding GNAT family N-acetyltransferase — encoded protein: MAHRLRLAHTADLDPAELHAARSLLDTAFEGGFSAEDWDHGLGGLHVLVQDGAGLAAHGAVVMRRIRHRGRWLRTGYVEAVAVRPDARRKGLGGRVLGELERVIERAYDLGALSASPEGALLYTARGWQRWAGQVHGLSPDGIVRLPEEEGDMYVWPALAGPLDPAREFVLDWRDGDVA
- a CDS encoding purple acid phosphatase family protein yields the protein MAAFSGGTPPEPPVPDVGIPRPLAERMSMAEQYEYLRTRLMRRRTLVTAGAVAGGLLTGCSGRSGATGRPARAASRVSGSVVRPFGRHLAFGADPKTRMRVSWQVPFAVRRPYVRVGLRPDDLGRRVEAEVRELHTPGVQGVRPAVEQYYVHAALDGLRPGTTYYYGVGHEGWDPSAPAHRSAIAAFRTAPASTERFVFTAFGDQGVGQAASANDHLVLRQDPAFHLHAGDICYADVNGTGQTSDGYDPTFWDRFLKQNEPVARSVPWMVTTGNHDMEAWYSPDGYGGQLARFSLPDNGFDPHGTPGAYSFVYGNTGFVALDANDVSYEIPVNLGLSGGRQTKWLDARLGELRATPGVDFVVVFFHHCAYSTSQHASDGGVRAEWLPLFARHRVDLVINGHNHVYERTDAIKDGQVGREVPVGGSTDPARDGIVYVTAGGGGRDLYSFPSGVKDSYEGHVTRHDAVETFHWTKDKERAPETAQWSRVRYTGFSLLAVEARPGPSPRLTVSALAGDGRRIDHFEVRRGG
- a CDS encoding 3-isopropylmalate dehydrogenase — its product is MSRSINLAVIPGDGIGQEVVAEGLKVLSAVLPQDVKLETKEYDFGAKRYHATGETLTDADLAALKQHDAILLGAIGDPSVPSGVLERGFLLKLRFAFDHHVNLRPSKLLPGVATPLAGQPEIDFVVVREGTEGPYTGNGGTIRKGTEHEVATEVSVNTAFGVERVVRDAFARAQARPRKKLTLVHKNNVLTFAGHLWTSVFNKVGAEYPEVETDYIHVDAATIYLVTQPERFDVIVTDNLFGDIITDLAAAVSGGIGVAASGNINPSGAFPSMFEPVHGSAPDIAGQGKADPTATVLSVALLLRHLGYEAEADRIDEAVAVDLTERVGKPVRSTSGIGDALAVRVAG